In candidate division WOR-3 bacterium, the genomic window ATACCCTGTCTCCTGAACAAAAACGGCGAAATCCCTGTTTGTCACGGGAGTCGTCTTCATGAAAAAACTGTCAATTTTTACCCTGAAGGTAGGTTTTTCGTCGTCAAAAATGGGTCTTGTTGAACCGATCCTTGAAATTCCTTCAGGTATGAAACTGTAACCTTCAGGGACAATTCTCGGTTTATCTTCGATCAGCGGCGTCTGAGGTGGCTTTTTGAAATATTTGTTTGAAAAGAAAATTGCCGCCACTGTCAGGACTGCAAAAAACATAAATATGAAAATTAGGGTCGGTTTGAGTTTTGATCTAAGCTCAGTTTCTTCATAATCGTATGGGTAGGGGGCTTCCTTTTTTACGTGGGGTGGGTCTTTGGGAGGTGAAGGTATGTTGTGGGATTTAACATCTGAAAATTCTTTTTTGGCTTTAATTGGAGGCGGAGGTGGCGGTAGATCTTTTGGAGGGGGAGGAGTATTTTGGGGTAATTTTAGTCCGCAATTCGGACAGACCTTGTCATCTTTGCTTATTGGAAAAAAACAGTTTGGGCAATTATTTTGCATCCTTTTCTCCTTTCTCAGAGGGAATTATAGATTAAAATAGATGAAAAATAAATATATTTGGGGTTGTTATACCTGTAAAATTATATATCTTTAAAAAGGAGTGTTTGTGAAAATGTCTCGCTGACGATCTATAAATAGAGAGTTTTATGGATACTAAATGCTTTTACAAATTGAATTACGGTGTTTATGTAGCCGCCACAAAATTTGACCAGAAATTAAACGGTCAAATTGTAAACACATGCTTTCAAATTACCTCAGACCCTCCGAAAATCGCCTTGAGCATAAACAAAAATAACCTCACCCATGAATATATAATGCATAGCAGAGTTTTGTCTTTGTCGGTTCTTTCGGAAAAAACACCGATGACTTTTATAGGCAGGTTTGGTTTTAAAAGCGGAAGGGATATTGATAAATTCCAGGGCGTAAATTACAAAATCGGTAAACTTGGTGTACCTATCGTCCTCGACTTCACTACGGGTTATTTTGAAGTTGAAATAGTGGATGAACTCGACGTCGGAAGTCATACTCTTTTTATCGGACGAGTAGTGGACGCCCAGGAGTGCAGCGAAGATGAGTCAATGTCCTATAATTATTATCGAGAGGTGAAAAAAGGGCGTTCGCCTAAATCAGCTCCTACGTACATCATTGAGGAAAAAACAAAGGAGGAAAAAATGAAAAAATGGGTATGCGATGTCTGTGGTTATGTCTACGATCCTGAAACTGGCGACCCGGATTCAAATATTGCACCTGGTACTGCTTTTGAAGATATTCCCGAGGATTGGGTCTGCCCCGTCTGCGGTGCCGACAAAAAATCTTTTTCACCACAAGAATGACAGGAGGTAAAAATGACTCAAAGATC contains:
- a CDS encoding rubredoxin → MDTKCFYKLNYGVYVAATKFDQKLNGQIVNTCFQITSDPPKIALSINKNNLTHEYIMHSRVLSLSVLSEKTPMTFIGRFGFKSGRDIDKFQGVNYKIGKLGVPIVLDFTTGYFEVEIVDELDVGSHTLFIGRVVDAQECSEDESMSYNYYREVKKGRSPKSAPTYIIEEKTKEEKMKKWVCDVCGYVYDPETGDPDSNIAPGTAFEDIPEDWVCPVCGADKKSFSPQE